A stretch of the Capsicum annuum cultivar UCD-10X-F1 chromosome 8, UCD10Xv1.1, whole genome shotgun sequence genome encodes the following:
- the LOC124885300 gene encoding uncharacterized protein LOC124885300 codes for MEKQLQESEEEKKEKCTRKLDFSAPLLSTRRSSEKSLSCSNIPPQLSIDIFNRVPFSWEQRPGKPKEMGVTNIEIVPPPKLPPCMWHTRKDQLATSTTTTTNKSYDGDIDNDDHDNYVGNIDNQDVYSDALDVFSLGDESIDMLDGTENRKSNMEVDDEEPNCDWNANKPAVPNFIIQRFLKDAKELAISSALENTRKRILEDEQNERRPCNFSSKAVSCGFDMFIPWRIKPKPCCVKNSVVAASPRMRPQWTNRDKYASDADSKF; via the coding sequence ATGGAAAAACAACTACAAGAAtcagaagaagagaaaaaagaaaaatgcacAAGAAAATTAGATTTCAGTGCTCCTCTCTTGTCAACTAGGCGTTCTAGTGAAAAATCTTTGTCGTGTTCCAATATCCCACCACAACTTTCCATAGATATTTTTAATAGAGTGCCATTTTCTTGGGAGCAAAGGCCTGGAAAACCAAAGGAAATGGGGGTCACAAACATTGAAATTGTACCACCTCCGAAATTGCCACCATGTATGTGGCATACAAGAAAAGATCAATTAGCTAcaagtactactactactactaataaatccTACGATGGCGATATCGACAACGATGATCATGACAACTATGTTGGAAATATTGACAACCAAGATGTTTACTCAGATGCTCTTGATGTTTTTTCGTTAGGGGATGAGTCGATAGACATGCTTGATGGAACAgaaaatagaaaatcaaatatGGAGGTTGATGATGAGGAGCCTAATTGCGATTGGAATGCTAATAAGCCAGCAGTACCAAATTTCATTATCCAGAGATTTCTTAAAGATGCAAAGGAACTAGCCATTTCATCTGCCTTGGAAAACACTAGGAAGAGAATACTAGAGGATGAGCAAAATGAAAGACGACCATGTAATTTTTCGTCAAAGGCAGTGTCATGTGGATTTGACATGTTTATTCCATGGAGGATAAAACCCAAGCCATGTTGTGTGAAGAATTCTGTAGTGGCAGCTTCTCCAAGAATGAGACCTCAATGGACCAACAGAGACAAATATGCATCAGATGCggattcaaaattttaa
- the LOC107840548 gene encoding thaumatin-like protein 1, giving the protein MDLSSSSPLHFIFSFFFAFLILSKGVLGATFTFVNKCESTVWPGILANAGSPTLQSTGFELPQDSSRTFTAPTGWSGRFWGRTSCSFEGSGSGSCGTGDCGSGEVECNGAGASPPATLAEFTLGTGGQDFYDVSLVDGYNLPMVVEASGGSGMCATTGCVTDLNQICPSELKSGGGDACRSACEAFNKPEYCCSGAYNSPAACKPSMYSQMFKSACPRSYSYAYDDPTSTFTCSGADYTITFCPSTPSQKSTKDTTPTTTTPPNGDGSYGGSTGVVDPAIGGTGSSSGQMGAGSGAGFEYGAGTGYGSGSQYGSGYGTGSEYGSGTETQPGSGSQAMLADGSYLAGLAMGESTRAFSATALNLLGSALAVTLISFVFL; this is encoded by the exons ATGGAtctttcatcttcttctcctttACACTTCATTTTCAGCTTCTTTTTTGCTTTCCTCATCTTATCTAAAG gtGTATTAGGAGCCACATTTACATTTGTGAACAAATGTGAGTCCACAGTATGGCCAGGGATTCTAGCTAATGCAGGTAGTCCAACACTACAAAGCACTGGATTCGAACTTCCGCAAGACTCTTCACGTACATTCACTGCACCCACTGGTTGGTCCGGTAGATTCTGGGGTCGAACAAGTTGCTCCTTTGAAGGATCCGGGTCGGGTTCTTGTGGAACCGGAGATTGCGGCTCCGGTGAAGTAGAATGCAACGGCGCCGGAGCTTCTCCGCCGGCGACACTAGCGGAGTTCACGTTGGGTACCGGAGGGCAAGATTTCTACGACGTGAGTTTAGTGGACGGGTACAATTTACCCATGGTGGTTGAAGCTTCCGGCGGGTCGGGTATGTGTGCGACGACGGGTTGTGTAACGGATCTGAACCAAATCTGTCCGTCGGAGCTGAAGAGTGGCGGTGGTGACGCGTGTAGGAGCGCGTGTGAAGCGTTTAACAAACCGGAGTATTGTTGCAGCGGCGCGTATAATTCACCGGCTGCTTGTAAACCGTCGATGTATTCACAGATGTTCAAATCTGCTTGTCCAAGATCATATAGTTATGCTTATGATGATCCAACTAGCACTTTCACTTGCAGTGGTGCAGATTATACAATCACATTTTGCCCCTCTACCCCAAG TCAAAAATCTACTAAAGATACCACACCTACTACAACAACACCACCCAATGGTGATGGGTCATATGGTGGTAGTACAGGAGTTGTGGACCCAGCAATAGGAGGAACCGGGTCAAGTTCGGGTCAAATGGGAGCTGGGTCGGGCGCCGGGTTTGAGTACGGGGCAGGAACAGGTTACGGGTCAGGGTCACAATATGGATCGGGATATGGAACAGGGTCAGAATACGGGTCAGGAACCGAAACACAACCCGGATCCGGGTCACAAGCTATGTTAGCAGATGGGTCATATTTAGCTGGATTGGCTATGGGAGAATCAACGAGGGCATTTTCAGCAACAGCTTTGAATTTATTAGGCAGTGCTTTGGCTGTAACTTTGATTTCATTTGTTTTCTTGTAG
- the LOC107880037 gene encoding endo-1,4-beta-xylanase 5-like isoform X1 yields the protein MCVGNVIARLGCWSFLKGGFILDCPSSYAQLYFQRSDGATLNILISSVSLQPFTYRQWRKNQQDMIDKERKCTATIHISNVQGERMPRASIIVKQVSRDFPLGSAISKAILGNPTYQKWFKERFNTAAFEDELKWYSTEPQQGKVNYTVPDQMLEFTRANQIITRGHNIFWEDPKYNPWWVRNLTGPDLKSAVNNRIKSLLNKYKNEFIHWDVSNEMLHYDFYEQRLGTNTSLEFFQTAQQLDPLAKLFMNDYNVVETCNDMTSTVDSYISKLRDLEQGGIFMDGIGLEGHFTVPNPPLIRAVLDKLATLELPIWLTEVDISKNLDKETQARYLEMVLREGFSHPGVNGIMLWTALHPDGCYQMCLTDNNFDNLPTGDIVDNLLKEWQTRVVHGETDEHGTFSFSGFLGEYKATVKFGNRTANSIFTLYRGDETRHIYVHL from the exons ATGTGTGTAGGAAATGTCATTGCTAGGCTTGGTTGCTGGTCATTTTTAAAGGGTGGATTTATTCTTGATTGTCCttcctcatatgctcaactttatTTCCAG AGATCAGATGGGGCAACACTAAATATCTTGATTTCTAGTGTTTCGTTGCAGCCATTTACTTATCGGCAATGGAGAAAAAACCAACAAGACATGATCGATAAA GAAAGAAAATGCACGGCGACTATACACATATCAAATGTGCAAGGAGAGCGAATGCCACGGGCATCAATCATAGTAAAGCAAGTTTCGAGAGATTTTCCACTTGGTTCTGCCATATCAAAGGCAATTCTTGGAAATCCAACATATCAG AAATGGTTTAAAGAGAGGTTCAATACTGCGGCATTTGAGGATGAACTCAAGTGGTATTCAACAGAACCCCAACAAGGAAAAGTGAACTATACCGTACCTGATCAAATGCTGGAATTCACACGAGCGAACCAAATCATTACCAGAGGCCACAACATATTCTGGGAGGATCCGAAATACAATCCTTGGTGGGTTCGAAATCTAACTGGTCCAGACCTTAAATCAGCTGTTAACAACAGGATAAAAAGTTTGTTGAACAAATACAAGAATGAATTTATTCATTGGGACGTCAGCAACGAAATGCTTCACTATGATTTCTATGAACAAAGACTTGGTACCAACACGAGTCTTGAGTTTTTCCAAACAGCACAACAGTTAGACCCCTTAGCCAAATTGTTTATGAATGACTATAATGTCGTAGAAACTTGCAATGACATGACATCGACAGTTGATTCCTATATTTCCAAGTTGAGAGATTTAGAACAAGGTGGAATATTCATGGATGGAATTGGCCTAGAGGGACACTTTACAGTACCAAATCCTCCACTCATCAGAGCAGTGTTAGACAAATTGGCTACACTTGAACTTCCTATATGGCTTACGGAAGTCGATATCAGCAAGAATCTTGACAAAGAAACTCAG GCTAGATATCTAGAGATGGTATTGAGAGAGGGATTTTCACATCCAGGTGTTAATGGAATCATGCTTTGGACAGCATTACATCCTGATGGATGTTATCAAATGTGTTTGACAGATAACAATTTTGATAACCTTCCTACTGGAGACATAGTTGATAATTTGCTCAAAGAATGGCAAACTAGGGTGGTGCATGGTGAAACTGATGAACATGGTACATTTAGCTTTTCTGGTTTTTTAGGTGAGTACAAGGCTACTGTCAAATTTGGAAACAGAACAGCTAATTCAATATTCACACTTTACAGAGGTGATGAAACCAGGCACATATATGTTCACTTGTAA
- the LOC107880037 gene encoding endo-1,4-beta-xylanase 5-like isoform X3, giving the protein MIDKERKCTATIHISNVQGERMPRASIIVKQVSRDFPLGSAISKAILGNPTYQKWFKERFNTAAFEDELKWYSTEPQQGKVNYTVPDQMLEFTRANQIITRGHNIFWEDPKYNPWWVRNLTGPDLKSAVNNRIKSLLNKYKNEFIHWDVSNEMLHYDFYEQRLGTNTSLEFFQTAQQLDPLAKLFMNDYNVVETCNDMTSTVDSYISKLRDLEQGGIFMDGIGLEGHFTVPNPPLIRAVLDKLATLELPIWLTEVDISKNLDKETQARYLEMVLREGFSHPGVNGIMLWTALHPDGCYQMCLTDNNFDNLPTGDIVDNLLKEWQTRVVHGETDEHGTFSFSGFLGEYKATVKFGNRTANSIFTLYRGDETRHIYVHL; this is encoded by the exons ATGATCGATAAA GAAAGAAAATGCACGGCGACTATACACATATCAAATGTGCAAGGAGAGCGAATGCCACGGGCATCAATCATAGTAAAGCAAGTTTCGAGAGATTTTCCACTTGGTTCTGCCATATCAAAGGCAATTCTTGGAAATCCAACATATCAG AAATGGTTTAAAGAGAGGTTCAATACTGCGGCATTTGAGGATGAACTCAAGTGGTATTCAACAGAACCCCAACAAGGAAAAGTGAACTATACCGTACCTGATCAAATGCTGGAATTCACACGAGCGAACCAAATCATTACCAGAGGCCACAACATATTCTGGGAGGATCCGAAATACAATCCTTGGTGGGTTCGAAATCTAACTGGTCCAGACCTTAAATCAGCTGTTAACAACAGGATAAAAAGTTTGTTGAACAAATACAAGAATGAATTTATTCATTGGGACGTCAGCAACGAAATGCTTCACTATGATTTCTATGAACAAAGACTTGGTACCAACACGAGTCTTGAGTTTTTCCAAACAGCACAACAGTTAGACCCCTTAGCCAAATTGTTTATGAATGACTATAATGTCGTAGAAACTTGCAATGACATGACATCGACAGTTGATTCCTATATTTCCAAGTTGAGAGATTTAGAACAAGGTGGAATATTCATGGATGGAATTGGCCTAGAGGGACACTTTACAGTACCAAATCCTCCACTCATCAGAGCAGTGTTAGACAAATTGGCTACACTTGAACTTCCTATATGGCTTACGGAAGTCGATATCAGCAAGAATCTTGACAAAGAAACTCAG GCTAGATATCTAGAGATGGTATTGAGAGAGGGATTTTCACATCCAGGTGTTAATGGAATCATGCTTTGGACAGCATTACATCCTGATGGATGTTATCAAATGTGTTTGACAGATAACAATTTTGATAACCTTCCTACTGGAGACATAGTTGATAATTTGCTCAAAGAATGGCAAACTAGGGTGGTGCATGGTGAAACTGATGAACATGGTACATTTAGCTTTTCTGGTTTTTTAGGTGAGTACAAGGCTACTGTCAAATTTGGAAACAGAACAGCTAATTCAATATTCACACTTTACAGAGGTGATGAAACCAGGCACATATATGTTCACTTGTAA
- the LOC107880037 gene encoding endo-1,4-beta-xylanase 5-like isoform X2, which translates to MQRSDGATLNILISSVSLQPFTYRQWRKNQQDMIDKERKCTATIHISNVQGERMPRASIIVKQVSRDFPLGSAISKAILGNPTYQKWFKERFNTAAFEDELKWYSTEPQQGKVNYTVPDQMLEFTRANQIITRGHNIFWEDPKYNPWWVRNLTGPDLKSAVNNRIKSLLNKYKNEFIHWDVSNEMLHYDFYEQRLGTNTSLEFFQTAQQLDPLAKLFMNDYNVVETCNDMTSTVDSYISKLRDLEQGGIFMDGIGLEGHFTVPNPPLIRAVLDKLATLELPIWLTEVDISKNLDKETQARYLEMVLREGFSHPGVNGIMLWTALHPDGCYQMCLTDNNFDNLPTGDIVDNLLKEWQTRVVHGETDEHGTFSFSGFLGEYKATVKFGNRTANSIFTLYRGDETRHIYVHL; encoded by the exons ATGCAGAGATCAGATGGGGCAACACTAAATATCTTGATTTCTAGTGTTTCGTTGCAGCCATTTACTTATCGGCAATGGAGAAAAAACCAACAAGACATGATCGATAAA GAAAGAAAATGCACGGCGACTATACACATATCAAATGTGCAAGGAGAGCGAATGCCACGGGCATCAATCATAGTAAAGCAAGTTTCGAGAGATTTTCCACTTGGTTCTGCCATATCAAAGGCAATTCTTGGAAATCCAACATATCAG AAATGGTTTAAAGAGAGGTTCAATACTGCGGCATTTGAGGATGAACTCAAGTGGTATTCAACAGAACCCCAACAAGGAAAAGTGAACTATACCGTACCTGATCAAATGCTGGAATTCACACGAGCGAACCAAATCATTACCAGAGGCCACAACATATTCTGGGAGGATCCGAAATACAATCCTTGGTGGGTTCGAAATCTAACTGGTCCAGACCTTAAATCAGCTGTTAACAACAGGATAAAAAGTTTGTTGAACAAATACAAGAATGAATTTATTCATTGGGACGTCAGCAACGAAATGCTTCACTATGATTTCTATGAACAAAGACTTGGTACCAACACGAGTCTTGAGTTTTTCCAAACAGCACAACAGTTAGACCCCTTAGCCAAATTGTTTATGAATGACTATAATGTCGTAGAAACTTGCAATGACATGACATCGACAGTTGATTCCTATATTTCCAAGTTGAGAGATTTAGAACAAGGTGGAATATTCATGGATGGAATTGGCCTAGAGGGACACTTTACAGTACCAAATCCTCCACTCATCAGAGCAGTGTTAGACAAATTGGCTACACTTGAACTTCCTATATGGCTTACGGAAGTCGATATCAGCAAGAATCTTGACAAAGAAACTCAG GCTAGATATCTAGAGATGGTATTGAGAGAGGGATTTTCACATCCAGGTGTTAATGGAATCATGCTTTGGACAGCATTACATCCTGATGGATGTTATCAAATGTGTTTGACAGATAACAATTTTGATAACCTTCCTACTGGAGACATAGTTGATAATTTGCTCAAAGAATGGCAAACTAGGGTGGTGCATGGTGAAACTGATGAACATGGTACATTTAGCTTTTCTGGTTTTTTAGGTGAGTACAAGGCTACTGTCAAATTTGGAAACAGAACAGCTAATTCAATATTCACACTTTACAGAGGTGATGAAACCAGGCACATATATGTTCACTTGTAA